Part of the Periophthalmus magnuspinnatus isolate fPerMag1 chromosome 18, fPerMag1.2.pri, whole genome shotgun sequence genome is shown below.
tctcacactctgaggacttcagggacctgcctcctgctggtgcccagagtcacgactaaacatggagaaccagcgtttcaattttatgcagctaaaacctggaacagtcttcctgaagatgtgagacaggcctctactttgacaatatttaaatgcaggcttaaaatggttctgtttagctgtgcatatgactgaaatgtaTACTCAATTTTAACCAACCTTTAgttattgatttattattccGAAGAAACTGCATCCCTCTTGTTTAGTAATCTCTTGTTAGCTTAAGAGTATCTACACAAACAGCCTCTTCACATCCCTTATAGTTACTGCCAAAATGTCATCAAGatattagctaatgccaatatTGTACAGCCCTACCCTCATGGTTAAAGTTTTTACAACAACTTGAAAACTGTGAcaccaaacaaactcaaaagcGTCCATCCTGGGTGCCCACTATCCAAAACAGTAGTACTCATCCGCCTCCACCCTGAGCTTTAGCGGCGATTTACTGAAGGCGTCTCCATTGATCACAGTTTTCTCCATGTACGAGCTGAGGTCCGTGGGCGAGGGGTCGTCAGGGATGTCCTCCAAAGTGTCCAAGTACGAGCCCACCGAGAGCCCATCCAAATtgtcactgttagcatcatttAAGCTATTCATGCTCCCCCTGAACGAGCTGCCGTCCTGACTGTCAGATAGACTGTACAGGCTCCCGGACAGGCTGCCGTCTTGACTGGCAGTGCCCCCCTTGTCCTCCATCATCCAGCGGATCGACTCGATGCCCTCGTTGATGGTCATGAGCTGCTGCATCACCTTGACGTCAATGGCTCGTAAGTTCGCCTGGAATGTAGGAAAGAAGAGCTTTTACTTTCTGTAAACAGTGGTAGGTATGTACAAAGTGTTAAGACGTGAACACATTTTGGTCTCTTCACTTCATACTATGccattactactgctgctactgctgttactactattattactaccagTTGTGGAACGTAACAATGTAAAAGTAGTGTACTTAATTACAAATTTCAGGTATCTGTCaactttaaagtggatactttttacttttacctttgactttactactactactacacttatTTACTTAcctactttactacatttgagagcaggtatctgtacttactacTCCACaatgctgagggtttatttttaacatgttcataatttgaacagaCAATTTGTACtacaaaaatgtacacatatAAACGGATCATCACAAATCTGAGGCGTTATAAgccaaatacttttattttttactcttgaagtacattttaaaaaggtactttaatacttttacttaagtagatttttttcatgtgatacttttaattctttttt
Proteins encoded:
- the LOC117386476 gene encoding leucine rich adaptor protein 1-like, encoding MDEDSSVFPELKDLETKLGRKVPDSLVRSLVGGKQHEKAQRSAKFCAKSADFKRLESKMLLLKQEMANLRAIDVKVMQQLMTINEGIESIRWMMEDKGGTASQDGSLSGSLYSLSDSQDGSSFRGSMNSLNDANSDNLDGLSVGSYLDTLEDIPDDPSPTDLSSYMEKTVINGDAFSKSPLKLRVEADEYYCFG